The following coding sequences are from one Neovison vison isolate M4711 chromosome X, ASM_NN_V1, whole genome shotgun sequence window:
- the ITIH6 gene encoding LOW QUALITY PROTEIN: inter-alpha-trypsin inhibitor heavy chain H6 (The sequence of the model RefSeq protein was modified relative to this genomic sequence to represent the inferred CDS: inserted 12 bases in 9 codons; deleted 9 bases in 7 codons; substituted 4 bases at 4 genomic stop codons), whose amino-acid sequence MLICVSFLLTILLEVTYRGPPCPPHQAQRLLLMTSYCVHSTVVSHCTRTLVTSVLFXLHAEAHKTTFDLHLPHLPFISNFTYVCLLPNLLTINNKVYVVEVNEKHQAKKICEKAYQQGNAVAHVGIKIRLHPGLEEEKFGISTSPAAGLEVXFSMVYEGLLXWFQGQYLAVVSLKLGQLVTRLTVEVTVSERMGTGYVHMPPLKASHLCTNTHRGISAALCEADSSPSTRIERGETRVXITFCPALQDQSAFSSSGTMAHFVVQHXGVMEGIAGDVQIYEGDFIHYFAPRSLPPVKKNVGFVVDTSGGSMFGTTMKQTERATNVILGGVRVNDHFXTITFSDSVSIXASIQNIHSTKDYLGHMEAGGWTNISAALLXSIALLNHSNQETGQGCSVGRIRLIIFLTDAEPIASVMTPRVILSNICQALGNRVSLFSLAFRDEADFPLLCHLPLENQGEAWCTYEGTDAALQLKGLYEEISIPPLADVHSXRESSPPLGGLAGASPWTXFPHYFHGSELVVAGQAQAGRGKQELGIHLAACGPKSQLLVACHSEAATSXSQKNSGVPGEWAYNVAHFTCCLWAYTTSGELLRDASKSARRLLATKVLKLSLENNVVIPLTSLVMVQPKEASGKVRSQISTAAVLGTIMPSSASRRGLGTGTAPSALLPKVSPKLGLVKPRSYLSSTAPASTEIMSSSKELEPLGQDTSTLSTPAHPKSPNPTQQDSGTLVQPTLANSQGYLWPSNSGALLLLKPSVPSHQNPGTLLPITAKTQVPLLNPSTPSQPKAGIVKHDIPLSSKPGVPPQHKLDALSHSQLGVLTSQSPKSLPQANPGVSMLQVFKHXYHKTRPKVPAHKTPNNLSHPKPSILLTLSFSKPRTPIPNKPKTPLPPRPVRPMPLPPQDPNTFTSTTSSPASPSKTMTTSVFGAPFPIPFDSTLPFLLLRKLWLQQDLLLGPQITRQILGLPVSEVPTMGLSSSSRPMPEGXPPNVPVLLPSSILPEVASLLHFPEELELLSKSMVESMIMESLNTPAFYTFLTPDEDGECHGQEVKP is encoded by the exons ATGCTCATCTGTGTCAGCTTTTTGCTGACCATCCTCCTTGAAGTGACATACCGGGGACCTCCATGCCCACCTCATCAAGCCCAAAGGTTA CTGTTGATGACAAGTTATTGTGTACACTCTACTGTGGTTTCCCACTGTACTCGCACCTTGGTCACCTCTGTCCTGT ATCTACATGCTGAGGCCCATAAAACCACCTTTGACCTGCATCTGCCTCACCTTCCCTTTATCTCCAATTTCACTTATGTATGCCTGCTTCCAAACTTATT GACCATCAACAATAAAGTCTATGTTGTGGAAGTCAATGAGAAGCACCAGGCAAAGAAAATCTGTGAGAAAGCctatcagcagggaaatgcagtTGCTCATGTGGGCATCAAGATAAGGCTTCATCCA GGACTAGAAGAAGAGAAGTTTGGAATCTCTACTAGCCCGGCAGCAGGTCTGGAGG AGTTTTCCATGGTCTATGAGGGGCTGCTATAATGGTTCCAGGGACAGTACCTGGCAGTGGTTAGCTTGAAGCTTGGCCAGTTGGTCACAAGGCTGACTGTGGAGGTCACAGTGTCAGAAAGAATGGGAACTGGCTATGTTCACATGCCACCTCTGAAGGCCAGCCACCTGTGTACCAACACCCACAGGGGAATATCAGCAGCACTAT GTGAGGCTGACTCGTCCCCTTCTACCAGGATTGAGAGG GGAGAGACCCGTGTCTGAATCACCTTCTGCCCAGCACTGCAAGACCAGTCTGCCTTTTCCAGTTCAGGCACCATGGCCCACTTTGTGGTCCAGC ATGGAGTCATGGAGGGCATCGCTGGAGATGTGCAG ATTTACGAGGgcgattttattcattattttgccCCCAGAAGCCTCCCACCTGTCAAGAAAAACGTGGGATTCGTTGTTGATACAAGCGGC GGCTCTATGTTTGGCACCACGATGAAGCAG ACTGAAAGGGCCACGAACGTGATCCTGGGTGGCGTGCGGGTCAACGACCACTTCTAAACCATCACCTTTTCTGACTCGGTTAGCA TAGCTAGCATCCAGAATATCCACAGCACCAAGGACTACCTGGGTCACATGGAAGCTGGTGGTT GGACCAACATCAGTGCAGCTCTGCT CAGCATAGCATTGCTAAACCACAGCAATCAGGAGACTGGTCAGGGCTGCAGTGTGGGGAGGATCCGTCTCATCATCTTCTTGACAGATGCGGAGCCCATAGCCAGTGTGATGACCCCTAGGGtgatcctctccaacatctgtcaggCACTGGGCAACAGGGTGTCCCTTTTTAGTTTGGCCTTCAGGGATGAGGCTGACTTCCCATTGCTGTGTCACCTGCCCCTGGAGAACCAGGGAGAAGCCTGGTGCACGTATGAGGGCACTGATGCAGCCCTACAGCTGAAGGGCCTCTATGAGGAGATCTCCATTCCTCCGCTGGCAGACGTGCATTCTTGAAGGGAGAGC TCCCCTCCTCTGGGAGGCTTGGCTGGGGCCTCCCCTTGGAC TTTTCCCCATTATTTTCATGGCTCAGAACTGGTGGTGGCAGGACAGGCACAGGCAGGCAGG GGAAAGCAGGAACTTGGCATCCACCTGGCAGCCTGTGGCCCCAAGAGTCAGCTTCTTGTGGCCTGCCACAGTGAGGCAGCCACCA AGAGCCAGAAGAACTCTGGTGTCCCAGGGGAGTGGGCCTACAACGTAGCCCACTTCACCTGCTGCCTCTGGGCCTACACCACCAGTGGAGAGTTGCTGAGGGATGCTTCCAAGTCTGCTCGCCGCCTGCTGGCCACCAAAGTCCTCAAGCTGTCCCTTGAAAACAATGTTGTCATACCTCTGACTTCACTGGTCATGGTGCAGCCCAAGGAGGCAAGTGGGAAGGTCAGATCACAGATTTCCACTGCAGCTGTACTAGGCACCATTATGCCTTCATCCGCCAGCAGACGTGGCCTCGGGACAGGCACAGCCCCATCAGCCTTGTTACCCAAGGTCTCTCCCAAATTAGGGCTTGTGAAACCAAGGTCCTACTTATCCTCAACGGCTCCTGCTTCTACAGAAATTATGTCCAGTTCCAAGGAGTTGGAGCCACTGGGTCAGGACACT AGTACCCTATCCACCCCAGCACACCCCAAATCCCCAAATCCTACACAACAGGATTCTGGCACTTTGGTTCAGCCAACTCTC GCCAACTCTCAGGGCTACCTTTGGCCCTCAAACTCTGGTGCCCTATTGCTTCTGAAGCCCAGCGTGCCATCACACCAGAATCCTGGTACCCTATTACCCATCACTGCCAAGACACAAGTCCCACTTCTGAATCCTAGCACCCCATCCCAGCCCAAAGCTGGCATTGTGAAACATGATATTCCACTGTCCTCCAAACCTGGTGTTCCACCACAACACAAACTGGATGCTCTATCACATTCCCAACTTGGGGTACTCACATCACAGTCACCCAAAAGCTTGCCACAGGCCAATCCTGGAGTCTCCATGCTTCAGGTCTTCAAACA TTATCACAAAACTAGACCAAAGGTTCCTGCTCACAAGACCCCAAACAATCTGTCACACCCTAAACCCAGCATCCTCTTAAC CTTATCATTTTCCAAACCTAGGACCCCAATCCCCAATAAACCCAAAACCCCGTTACCTCCCAGACCTGTCAGACCAATGCCCCTACCTCCTCAGGATCCAAACACATTCACAAGCACAACCTCAAGTCCTGCAAGTCCCAGCAAGACCATGACCACCTCTGTCTTTGGAGCACCCTTCCCAATTCCCTTTGACTCCACCTTGCCCTTTCTGCTG CTGAGAAAGCTCTGGCTTCAGCAGGATCTGCTGCTGGGGCCCCAAATCACCAGGCAAATTCTGGGACTACCTGTGTCAGAAGTCCCAACAATGGGCCTCTCCAGCAGCTCCAGGCCTATGCCAGAAG AGCCCCCAAATGTGCCAGTCTTGCTGCCTTCTAGCATCCTCCCTGAGGTGGCCAGCCTGCTCCATTTCCCTGAGGAGCTAGAGCTGCTGTCTAAGTCAATGGTGGAGTCCATGATCATGGAGTCCTTGAACACACCAGCTTTCTATACCTTCCTCACTCCTGATGAAGATGGTGAGTGCCACGGGCAAGAGGTCAAGCCATGA